From Mycobacterium colombiense CECT 3035:
GCGAATGGAGAACAGGACCGTCGTCGCGTCCAACAGCAGCTACTCCCAGGGTGGGGTTTTGTCGGTGACGGTCCACTGCCAGGAGTTGAACTCCCCGGCCCCGTTTTCGACAAGGCCTTCCTTCTTTAATTCAGTGAGGGTGGCGCTCACGCTGTTTGTGTTAGAGCTCCCGAGCATCTCAGGAATGGCCTTGGCCTGGATGCCCGGGTTGAGCCGCACGTATGAATAGATTTGTTGACGGAGAGGCTGGTGGCGCAGCGAAGGTTGCGGCGCCGGCAGGGAAATGTCTGCTTCGGCGGTGGGCACTTGGGTGCGGAAGTCTGCGAGGACGGTCCCGTCAGATGTGGTGACTTTGAGTTCAATGATCAGGTTGTTCATGAGGGAACCTTACCAAAATCGCCATTTATACACAAGAAAATGCCAAAAATTACCTCAGTTCACCAAATAATACTGGTAAGCGACAGGTGGAGGGGTGTTTGACCTCAGCGGTCGGACCATCGGCGCGGGCTGCCGCGGGACTGGCCAGCAGCAGTGCGGCGAATAGGGCTGCGATGAAGCGGCCGGTCATTCCGATACCTCCGCTTGTCCTGTTTGTCATTGACAAAGGCGGGGGAGGTTTTCCCAGGTCGGCTCGTGCCATTTCGTGTCGCGAAGACGATTTACATAATCACGTTTGCCCAGCTAGAGAGGGGTTTCTTGCCCGTTTGCTAGTGGTTCGAGTCCCCTTAGCTCCACCAAGAAAACCTCAGGGCTTGCGCGAAAGCGCGAATTCCCGTCAAACCGCATCGCTCGCGATGGCGACTGTGCTCGAAAAAAGGACGGTTGCGTGTTCTGCGCGCCTTGCTGTGCGCCGCGGTCAAGTAAGCGATGCGTGAACCGCGTGCCGCAGGGGTAACCGTGCGCTGAGCCCCGCGGCCGAAGGCATGCAGCGTGCTGCCACGATCGCTTGGCTAAAACGATTGGAGTGGCGAAGTGATAACGCTCGGCGTAATTCTCATCATCATCGGCATTTTCCTCTTCCACCCGTTGCTGGTGCTCGGCGCTATCCTCGCCATCATCGGGGTCATCTTGTGGATTCTTGGCGCGACTGGCCGCACTATTGCCGGTCGGCGTCATTGGTTCTGATGGCCGACGCGGACGACGAGGCTAAAGCCGCGACAAAACCGCAGTGACGAGCGGCATTAGCAAAGCGGGACGGAACCTCGAGTCGGATGTCGGCACATGACGTGGCGCAACACCGCTACCGGGGCGGCTAGCAGAGGACGGCGGCCGAGAACCACCCACCGGCGACCAGCGCGATCAGGAGCGCGGCGGTGGTTTGTCCCATCGCCGCGGCCGCGATGGCGCCCACGATCGCGCAGATGAGCATGGTGACGGTGAGAAACGCGACGAGCAGACGGTGTGAATTGACCGCCGCGCCGGCACGGGGCGCAATGACGGACTTTCGAGAGCGATCCACGCCAACCATGAAATCTCCTTAGGTGTGACGCCCGCAACATAGCTGAGCCATGTGTGGCCTACGTCACATTGTAAGCTGTCTCGATGCTGAATCGGGGGACATGGTCCCCATGCCGACCGAATTCAGCCACGCAAGGCCAAGTTCCCTGCCCGATTCGGCAAACGTTCCATAACGCTCACTTGCACTATCGGCGATGCGATGGGCACGGCGACTGACCCATCGTGGTTTGTCAAGCACTCCGCTGGGGCCCTCCCCGTGGCCGAATCCGACGGCCGAAATCGCTTCGAGCCGCGCAAGATTCACTGGGGTGCCCGCAGGCCGCGCCATCGTCGAGACGCGGTGCGGGACAAGCGGGTCGAGCTTCGCGGCGGGCAATGTGACGCGATCCTGAATTGCCCACGGTTCGCCGTTATCCGGCTGAGACCGCCGATTAGGTTTTCGCCTCGATGCGGATTACTCTTGCCCGCGGTTCGTCCGCGACTCAGGAAAGCAGCCATGTCTGTTCAGCCCACTCTGCTGCGCCGTCAATCGTTGCGCAGCGCCCGCCGTCAGCGGGTCGCTCCCCGCGTGAAGTGTCCGATGGTCGGCCAGTGCTTCGACATCGAAATCACTCGCGACGCGGACGGATGGATGATCCGGATCCCCGAGATCGGCAGGGCCACCCGCGCCGTCAGCCGGGCCACCGTGGAACTGGCGGCTCGCGAATGCGTCGCGACCTGGACCGGCATCCCGATCGGGTACGTCGCCGTGTACGTCGCCAGCGAGACCAGCTAGTTACCTAGCCCGCCGCGATCGCGATCGACTTGGTCTCGAGGTAGCCGTCGAGCCCTTCGGGCCCGAGCTCTCGGCCGTAGCCGCTCCCCTTGACGCCGCCGAAGGGCGCAAACGGATCCATCGTGTAGCCCTGGTTGATGCCGAGCGTGCCGGTGTGGATCCGCGTGGCCAGCGCGAGGGCCCGGTCGGCGTCGTTGCCCCAGACCGATCCGGCCAGTCCGTAGTCGGAATCGTTCGCGATCTCGACCGCCTGCTCCTCGTCGCGGTAGGGGATGACCGTGATGACGGGTCCGAAGATCTCTTCGCGGGCGATGCGCATCGCGTTGTCGGCACCCGCGAACAGGGTGGGTTTGACGTACCAGCCGCGGTCGAGCCCGTCGGGCATGTCGGCGCTGCCGACGACCAATCGCGCCCCCTCGTCCTGGCCGATCCGGATGTAGTCGCGAACCCGCTGCTGCTGGCGCCGCGACACCAGGGGGCCGAGCTGGGTCTGGGGGTCGCCGGGGTCGCCGACGCGAAGGCCGCTCATCTCGGCGGCGAGCGCATCGACGTACTCGTCGTGACGGGCCTGGGGGACAAGCACCCGCGTCAGCGCATTGCAGATCTGCCCGCTGTTGGACAGGCTGGCCGACCGCACCCCGGCGGCGACCTTGTCCGGCGCCGCGTCGTCGAGAACCAGCGCCGCCGACTTGCCGCCGAGTTCGAGGCTGACCTTGGTGAGGTTGGCGGCGCAGGCCGAGGCGACGGCCCGGCCGGCCGTGGTGGAGCCGGTGAAGGACACCTTGTCGACCCCGCGGTGGGCAACCAGGTACGCGCCGAGAGCGGCACCGCCCGGGAGGATGCTGACCACGCCGGGTGGCAGGCCGGCCTCGCCGAGCATCTCACCCAAAAGCAGGGCGTCCAACGGGCTTTCGGGCGCCGGCTTGAGCACGACGGTGCAGCCGGCCAGCAGCGCGGGCACCAGTTTGGTGACGATCAGGAACTGGGGCATGTTCCAGGGCACGATCGCCGCGACGACGCCGACCGGCTCCTTGTGGACCAGGATGTCGCTGCCGAAGAAGCCGGGCCTGGCCTCCTGCCACTGGTGTCGCTCGGCCAGGTCGCAGAACGCGCGAATCATGAATGCGGGCAGGCCGACTTGTGCACGCTGGGCGAAGCTGGTCGGGGCGCCGATCTCGGCGGTGATGGTGTCGGCCATCTCGGGGCGGCGTCGATCGTAGATGTCGGCCAGGCGCCGGATGGCGGCGATCCGTTCCGCCGGCTCGCTGTGGGCCCACGGCGCCGCGGTGAGGGCCGCGCGCGCGGCGGCGATTGCGGAGTCGGCATCCTCGGGTCCGGCCGCGTCCACCTCGGCGACGGGTTCCTCGGTATGTGGTGAGATGACTTGCACGACCTTGGGGTCCATCCGCGCCTCCCGGGGGCCAATATCAACTACTTGCTATTGCTGGGTCGAGGATATACCGTCGGCCGTAACGGAGCTCTCAGGGATCGGTGAAACCGGTGCGCAGGTCGGTTGTTTCGCGTCGGCAGTGCAGAAGTGAGCGGCTGGGCACGCAGGGTTTCGCCACGTTGGACTGTGTGAGGAGCGATGATGGCTCGATTCCCCAAACCGCCGGAGGGCAGCTGGACCGAGCACTACCCCGAATTGGGTACCGGCCCGGTGTCGTACCAGGACTCCGTCAACCCCGAGACCTATGAACTGGAACGCGAGGCCATCTTCAAGCGGGCCTGGCTCAATGTCGGTCGCGTCGAACAACTTCCGCGCAAGGGCAGTTACCTCACCCGCGAGCTGAAGGTCGTCAACACCTCGATCATCTTGGTGCGCACGACATCCGGTGACATCAAGGCCTACCACAACGTGTGCCGCCACCGCGGCAACAAGCTGGTGTGGAACGACATGCCGCAGGAGGAGACGCGCGGCGTGTGCCGGCAGTTCACCTGCAAATACCACGCCTGGCGCTACGACCTGGATGGCAACCTCACCTTTGTGCAGCAGGAGGAGGAGTTCTTCGACCTCGACAAGAGCCGCTACGGACTGGTGCCCGTGCACTGCGATGTGTGGGAGGGCTTCATCTTCGTCAACTTCGCCAAGAAGCCCGAACAGTCGCTGCGAGAGTTCCTGGGGCCCATGATCACCGAACTGGAGGGCTACCCGTTCGACAAGATGACATCCCGGTGGTACTACCGCTCGGAGGTCAAGGCGAACTGGAAGCTCTACATGGACGCCTTCCAGGAGTTCTATCACGCGCCCGTGCTGCACGCGAACCAGTCGCCGACCGCGTACTCAAAGGCGGCCGCCGAGGCGGGATTTGAAGCCCCGCACTACCGGCTGGACGGGCCGCACCGGCTGGTCAGCACCTCCGGGGTGCGGGCCTGGGAAATGGCCGACGAGATGCGAAAGCCGATCGAGGACATCTGCCAGAGCGGGCTGTTCGGCCCCTGGGACAAGCCGGATCTGGGGCCGATGCCCGCCGGCCTCAATCCCGCGAAATGCGATCCGTGGGGCCTGGATTCGTTCCAGCTGTTCCCCAACTTCGTCATCCTGTTCTGGGGCCAGGGTTGGTACCTGACCTACCACTACTGGCCGACCTCGCATAACAGCCACCTTTTCGAAGGCACGCTGTACTTCCCGGCGCCGCGCACCCCGCGCGAGCGGGTGGCCCAGGAGCTCGCGGCGGTGTCGTTCAAGGAGTACGGGTTGCAGGACGCCAACACCCTGGAGGCGACGCAGACGATGCTCGAATCCCAGGTGATCGACGAGTTCTTGCTCTGCGACCAGGAGGTCCTGATCCGTCACCTGCACAAGGAGACCGCGGCCTGGATCGATGACTATCGCCGGACTTCCACGGCAGGAGTGT
This genomic window contains:
- a CDS encoding aromatic ring-hydroxylating oxygenase subunit alpha, with protein sequence MARFPKPPEGSWTEHYPELGTGPVSYQDSVNPETYELEREAIFKRAWLNVGRVEQLPRKGSYLTRELKVVNTSIILVRTTSGDIKAYHNVCRHRGNKLVWNDMPQEETRGVCRQFTCKYHAWRYDLDGNLTFVQQEEEFFDLDKSRYGLVPVHCDVWEGFIFVNFAKKPEQSLREFLGPMITELEGYPFDKMTSRWYYRSEVKANWKLYMDAFQEFYHAPVLHANQSPTAYSKAAAEAGFEAPHYRLDGPHRLVSTSGVRAWEMADEMRKPIEDICQSGLFGPWDKPDLGPMPAGLNPAKCDPWGLDSFQLFPNFVILFWGQGWYLTYHYWPTSHNSHLFEGTLYFPAPRTPRERVAQELAAVSFKEYGLQDANTLEATQTMLESQVIDEFLLCDQEVLIRHLHKETAAWIDDYRRTSTAGV
- a CDS encoding DUF6131 family protein translates to MITLGVILIIIGIFLFHPLLVLGAILAIIGVILWILGATGRTIAGRRHWF
- a CDS encoding aldehyde dehydrogenase: MDPKVVQVISPHTEEPVAEVDAAGPEDADSAIAAARAALTAAPWAHSEPAERIAAIRRLADIYDRRRPEMADTITAEIGAPTSFAQRAQVGLPAFMIRAFCDLAERHQWQEARPGFFGSDILVHKEPVGVVAAIVPWNMPQFLIVTKLVPALLAGCTVVLKPAPESPLDALLLGEMLGEAGLPPGVVSILPGGAALGAYLVAHRGVDKVSFTGSTTAGRAVASACAANLTKVSLELGGKSAALVLDDAAPDKVAAGVRSASLSNSGQICNALTRVLVPQARHDEYVDALAAEMSGLRVGDPGDPQTQLGPLVSRRQQQRVRDYIRIGQDEGARLVVGSADMPDGLDRGWYVKPTLFAGADNAMRIAREEIFGPVITVIPYRDEEQAVEIANDSDYGLAGSVWGNDADRALALATRIHTGTLGINQGYTMDPFAPFGGVKGSGYGRELGPEGLDGYLETKSIAIAAG